In Citrus sinensis cultivar Valencia sweet orange chromosome 2, DVS_A1.0, whole genome shotgun sequence, a single genomic region encodes these proteins:
- the LOC107174833 gene encoding G-type lectin S-receptor-like serine/threonine-protein kinase RLK1 — translation MEKSYAGSVLLGSSVFVNFALVCAVGLGFFFIYKKKWIRNSPGDGTIETKSRCFSYKELEEATDNFKEEVGRGSFGIIYKGVIQTTTTSTTAVAVKKLDRVFQDGEKEFKNEVIVIGQTHHKNLVRLLGFCDEGQNRLLAYEFLNNGTLASFLFGNLKPNWNLRTNIAFQIARVLLYLHEDCSSQIIHCDIKPQNILLNDRYNARISDFGLAKLLTLNQRKTIKTAIRGTKGYVAPEWFRKSTISAKVDVYSFGVLLLEIISCRKSFDIEMGEEYAILTDWAFDCYRNGKLDDLVEGDMEAMNDIKCVEKLLMISIWCIQEDPSLRPTMRKVSQMLQEVVEVDVPPNPSPFSG, via the coding sequence ATGGAAAAGAGTTACGCAGGATCAGTACTCTTAGGAAGCTCCGTGTTTGTGAATTTTGCATTGGTTTGTGCAGTTGGTCTTGGTTTTTTCTTCATCTATAAGAAGAAATGGATAAGAAACAGTCCAGGCGATGGCACCATTGAAACAAAATCGCGTTGTTTTAGCTACAAAGAGCTTGAGGAAGCTACAGATAACTTCAAGGAAGAAGTCGGCAGAGGATCTTTTGGTATTATTTACAAAGGTGTAAttcaaacaacaacaacaagtaCTACTGCAGTTGCAGTCAAGAAATTGGATAGAGTGTTTCAAGATGGTGAAAAAGAATTCAAGAATGAAGTCATCGTGATTGGCCAGACTCATCACAAGAATCTTGTTCGGTTGTTAGGGTTCTGTGACGAAGGCCAGAACAGGTTGTTGGCGTATGAGTTCTTGAATAATGGAACATTAGCAAGTTTCCTTTTCGGAAACTTGAAGCCTAACTGGAACCTCAGAACTAACATTGCATTTCAGATTGCAAGAGTACTTTTGTACCTACATGAAGATTGCAGCTCTCAGATCATCCATTGTGATATAAAGCCTCAGAATATATTGCTTAATGATCGCTACAATGCTCGGATATCGGACTTTGGTTTGGCAAAGCTTTTGACACTGAATCAGAGAAAAACTATTAAGACAGCTATAAGAGGAACAAAGGGGTATGTTGCTCCTGAATGGTTTAGGAAGTCAACAATCTCAGCAAAGGTTGATGTGTACAGCTTTGGTGTTTTGTTGCTGGAAATCATTTCTTGTAGGAAAagttttgatattgaaatgGGTGAGGAGTATGCAATTTTAACAGATTGGGCTTTTGATTGCTACAGAAATGGGAAATTGGATGATTTGGTTGAGGGAGACATGGAAGCCATGAATGATATAAAATGTGTAGAGAAGCTTCTGATGATTTCCATTTGGTGCATTCAAGAGGATCCATCTCTTAGACCAACAATGAGGAAAGTTTCACAGATGCTTCAAGAAGTCGTTGAAGTGGATGTTCCTCCCAATCCATCTCCATTTAGTGGCTAA